Proteins from a single region of Psilocybe cubensis strain MGC-MH-2018 chromosome 3, whole genome shotgun sequence:
- a CDS encoding Transport protein particle subunit trs23 codes for MVVFSLWVINKAGGLVYQRNFADGLAPLTSNEYLVLAGTLHGIHAITSRLSPMGSSSGVQVIEAETFKLNVLLTVTGTKFVLLTSLADTNADSILQKVYDIYADAVMKNPFHTPEMPIRSEGFDTRIGLLIGTGQT; via the exons ATGGTCGTTTTTAGTCTTTGG GTAATCAATAAAGCAGGAGGGCTCGTGTACCAACGCAATTTCGCAG ATGGACTTGCACCCCTTACCTCTAATGAATACTTAGTTCTTGCTGGAACTCTTCACGGTATTCACGCTATCACGAGTCGTCTATCCCCTATGGGCTCAAGCTCAGGTGTCCAAGTAATTGAAGCAGAGACGTTCAAGTTGAACGTTCTATTGACAGTGACCG GAACCAAATTTGTATTGCTAACTTCACTGGCGGATACTAATGCGGATTCTATATTGCAAAAAGTCTATGACATCTATGCAGATGCAGTGATGAAGAACCCGTTCCATACCCCGGAAATGCCAATCAGAAGTGAAGGATTCGACACTCGAATTGGATTGCTCATTGGGACAGGGCAAACCTAA
- a CDS encoding Glutaminyl-peptide cyclotransferase, giving the protein MRGSVSLLLRHYALCWLFITILLPALSYSKAVLDRRELRPLSSDDLKTLVSVTDPLKNLDPANPASHLSKILIPRAPDTENNTFVRNYIVSTLKALKWHVELDEFTDNTPIGRKRFANIIATKDPNASRRVVLSAHFDSKYYPQYPENQFVGATDSAAPCAMILDLAETLDPLLDKRKERLEEGSEDDDDVAETTLQLIFFDGEEAFKDWTDTDSIYGARHLAEKMSTTYVSPHQRRRLMNVQTTELDEIEHLILLDLLGAPNPYIRSFFVDTAWLFDSMVSAERRLGESGAFVYGKDGNNMAPGQWRSWFRARVGNNVNFGYVGDDHIPFLHKGVSILHIISEPFPRVWHTLGDDASALDPATMRRWNLILRVFMAEYLHLQPQDFASRSESSRTVQRSESELAELALHGCCKPGWTAYENASIRA; this is encoded by the exons ATGAGAGGCAGCGTCTCTCTTCTGCTTAGGCACTATGCCCTATGTTGGTTGTTCATAACTATACTTCTCCCTGCCCTCTCCTATTCAAAGGCAGTCCTTGACCGCCGTGAATTACGCCCTCTGTCCTCGGATGACTTGAAGACACTAGTCAGTGTTACAGACCCTCTAAAGAACCTGGATCCTGCAAACCCTGCGTCACAtctgtcaaaaattctgaTACCTAGAGCTC CCGACACCGAAAACAACACCTTCGTCCGCAATTACATCGTTTCGACTCTCAAAGCGCTAAAATGGCATGTCGAATTGGACGAATTCACGGATAACACTCCTATAGGTCGCAAACGCTTCGCAAACATCATCGCTACCAAAGATCCAAATGCCTCCCGGCGCGTTGTTCTTTCTGCACATTTCGACAGTAAATATTATCCTCAGTACCCCGAAAACCAA TTTGTGGGTGCGACTGACTCCGCTGCACCGTGCGCTATGATCCTCGACTTGGCCGAAACTCTGGATCCTCTATTGgacaagaggaaggagaggtTAGAGGAGGGatctgaagatgatgatgatgtagCGGAAACCACTCTTCAGCTCATATTTTTTGACGGTGAAGAAGCATTCAAAGATTGGACGGACACAGATTCCATTTATGGCGCAAG ACATCTCGCTGAGAAAATGTCTACAACTTACGTTTCTCCTCACCAACGGAGAAGGCTCATGAATGTGCAGACTACTGAACTGGATGAAATTGAACACCTTATTTTGCTGGACTTGCTTGGAGCACCCAATCCATATATTCGCTCATTTTTTGTTGATACTGCTTGGCTCTTCGATTCCATGGTATCTGCAGAACGAAGGTTAGGTGAAAGTGGGGCCTTCGTTTACGGTAAAGATGGAAATAATATGGCGCCTGGCCAATGGCGCAGTTGGTTCCGTGCTCGAGTAGGGAATAACGTCAATTTTGGCTATGTGGGCGACGACCATATTCCTTTCCTCCACAAAGGTGTCAGTATTCTTCACATTATATCTGAACCATTTCCAAGGGTTTGGCATACTCTAGGG GACGATGCGTCAGCTCTAGACCCTGCTACGATGAGAAGATGGAATTTGATCCTCCGAGTATTCATGGCGGAATACCTTCATCTACAACCTCAAGACTTTGCCTCGCGGTCCGAGTCTTCTCGCACCGTCCAGAGGTCCGAATCTGAACTG GCAGAGCTCGCGTTGCATGGGTGTTGTAAGCCAGGCTGGACTGCCTATGAGAATGCTAGTATCCGTGCTTAA
- a CDS encoding NAD(P)H-hydrate epimerase, with product MSFLKYWYAAVQEIKVGALEGMFGYQPTIYMPKPGSKDIYQRLAKQCENMKIPIIPHGLNDVELLRQALLRPNTDVILDAIFGFSFKPPVRAPFDAVLPLINDSRLPIVSVDIPSGWDVEKGNNHKIGLRPDVLISLTAPKEGVKDFVGRHFLGGRFVPRFIESKYDLNLPVYPGFDQIVELISEKNSHSQDTQETEDK from the exons ATGTCTTTCCTAAAGTATTGGTATGCTGCGGTCCAGGAAATCAAGGTTGGTGCTTTGGAGG GTATGTTTGGGTACCAGCCGACCATTTACATGCCCAAG CCAGGCTCAAAGGACATCTACCAA CGCCTTGCAAAACAATGCGAAAATATGAAAATCCCAATTATTCCACATGGTCTAAATGACGTAGAATTGCTTCGTCAAGCACTCCTTCGACCGAACACCGATGTTATTCTAGATGCTATCTTTGGATTTTCTTTTAAACCTCCTGTTCGAGCCCCTTTCGACGCTGTACTTCCACTGATCAACGATTCTCGCTTGCCAATTGTCTCTGTTGACATTCCTTCCGGATGGGACGTTGAAAAAGGCAACAACCATAAGATTGGTCTCCGTCCTGATGTATTGATCAGCCTGACGGCACCGAAGGAAGGGGTCAAAGATTTTGTCGGCAGACATTTCTTGGGAGGAAGATTTGTACCCAG ATTTATTGAGAGCAAATACGATCTGAACCTTCCTGTTTATCCTGGTTtcgaccagattgtagagTTGATCTCAGAGAAGAATAGTCATTCACAGGATACGCAAGAAACAGAAGACAAGTAG